TATTTGACATTAAAAAGAAGGGTTATCAGCATAATGACCTAAAGGTCAACTAATGTAACAGTCTAGAGATATTTCAATGCATGTTCCTTGTAAATGTCACATGAACAAAATGAAAGGTTGATGTAATCTAAACAAACTCTGACCATTATATGCACCCTAGAATACTCATATCACATTTATCTAAAAAACAAAGATAGTTACGGTGCTCCTGCAGTAAGATATGTTCATAATATACAGATACACTGAAGATTTTTGAAACCATAGACTATGTCCTGTGTTCACttatgctttgaaaatcctttctattTCATCATATAATGTTTGAAATGGCGTTCTGCCTGTAATTTTGATCTAACCTCAGAtggcaaaataaaaagagtcccATTAGAAATCATTTCCCTCTCAATTACGACCACTCCATGGACTAAAATTAGCAGCATTGACCCAAAATTTTCTGTCACCTGTCCCATCTAAATTCTCATCCCTACTGAGCCAATAACAAAACAAGATATATAGGTGAAGCATAAAAGATATTAGTGACATTTTCTGAGATACCAACAAGTTCTTAAAATGTGAAATTAGCAATTGGGGTAACATCAAACAGTTAATATCGAGTGCTTTGAGAATCTGAAATATCTTAAGGACTGCAATAGGGAAGATTTGGGCATTTGGCACCAACTCTTAGTCTTAAACATGGTCTAGTAATGAGTTGCAAGTGCAAACCTGGATCGGGGTTGGTTTCTGGTAACCAAGCGCTTCACAAGCTCGGACTAGTGGGCGGGACAAGTTGAGCTCAAGGAACGAATTTGCATGGAACGAAGCTCCCTCTGAGGAAGCGAAAAATTTAGAAGGATCGACTGTGCCATTCTGCTCGGCCGTATCTTCTTCCTGTCATTGCCAATTAACAAGCATTTCACAACTTCAGCACATACCCATCATGCTGATTGCTGAGTAACTGAATGGCACCGATTGTTTGCCGCCACAGCACAAGTAGCTAAAACTATACTGAACAGAACAACAGAACGAGGTTGGGAGTAGAACTGCGTGAAGCTCACCTCATCGgcgccctcctcttcctcttctccctgctcgccttcttcttcttcttcctcctcctcctccccctccccctcgctGCCCGCCTCCTCATCACCGCTAGcctcgacctcctcctcctcctcatcgccGCTTCCATctacctcctcctcgtcctcgctcTCCTccagctcgtcctcctcgtccccgCTCTCCCCCTCCACCTCCTCATCGCTATCGTCCTCCCCGCTCCCGCCCTCGGAGTCGTCGGAGAGGACCGGCTTGCCGCGTCCCTGGCGCAGCTGCGAGATCTTCTCGTCGATGGAGGTGGTCCGGCGGCGCGCGTGCTCCGCCGCCACGGACTCCGCGTAGGACGAGAACTCCCACGGCGACTGCGCCGGCTTGCGCCGCGCCGAGGGGGCCGCCGCGACCTCCTCGTCGGAGCCGTCCGGGTCGAACCGGAAGCTGGGGTCCATGTCGAAAGGCGGGGAGAGgggcgcgggggaggcggcggtgagCTCGCTTTTCCGGCgccgggaggagggagggggaaggGAGCGAGGGTTTAGTCCAGGGTTTCGTGCAGGAGAGCGAGGAGGCCATGGGCTGGGCTTTTTTGAGTTATTGGGCTGGGCTTTTTAATGGGCCGTCAATGAGACCAGGTGACGTTTGGAATTAGTTGGGCTTCTGTTGGGGCAGGCTTAAGCCCACGGCCCACCCGCCCATTTCCATctcgtctccgccgccgccgccggccgccgcagcgaGACGCCGGTAGTGTCTTCCCTTCCGCGAGCGCACCCGTCCTTGCTGCCCCCCAGCCGTATcgacgccgcagcagcagcgatggagcgagtcggcggcggcgagaagcagctgGAGGACTGCACCGTGTCCAAGTCAGTGACCCCCTTCGCTTTCGCTCTGTGTGTGATTGATTCCAGGGCTAGGGTAGTTAGGTCCTCTCCCCGGTCGAGATTCGCGGAAGCAGGAACCCCCGTTAGCTTGGTGGTTGCCTCCGCATCCTGGTAGTTGTGTTTAGCGTCGAGTGCCGTCGTTGAATCGTTGTTGTGGCAGTGAGTTAGATCCGGAGATATCTCATATCTCTATGGTTAAGTTTGTTGAACGTTTTTAACGTTCTTACTGACTAGCGTCAAGTACTGCTTGTACACCATGATAATTTACATAGTAAAAGTCTTCTCAAAAGTTTAATTGTAATATGAGGTCTTCAGGCTGAATTGTTTGCATCAGCTTATGTTCAATCATTCAGCATGAGCATATATGACCTCAGCTTGATTTGGGAGCTGGCTTTAGTTCAGATTGCAAAAAATCAGCCAATCATTACTAAGATCTGTCTATCAAAGTTCAGTCTGAAACTGCAACATTTCAAGTTCAGTTCTTATGTTTCTGTTCTCTTGATTAGCGGCCATAGTTAGCTCTTTGTACTCCATTTAGATAAAGACTAATACATCTGAGAAAAGCAGCTCTGTTAGCGCTGCACCGAATCCACCGTGTGTAAAACTTTGCATGTGTGTGTTTCTTGAGTTCCTGGTGCTTTGCCAACAGCTTCTAGGGAAGAGAGGTTAGAGAACAGGTGAGAGTGATGACTTGCAAGAAAAGAGTAGAGTTCTTGTTTATTGCAGTAGTTACCATCTCTCTTAAATAAAGATTGGTCACTAGTTACCATCTCTCTTAAATAAAGATTGGTCACACAAGGCCTAAACAACAAACAACACAAAATAAGGTTGATTTGCTAACCACCTAGAGATACGACTGAGTTATTAAAAAATAACAAACTAGAtatgtctgcccctcctccttgAACAGCCTTGCTTGTGTAGCCTgcagtacacagcttgtgcacGAATGTGTCCATAAGAACAAGTGACAAAGCGAAGTTGTGAAACTGTATTAAATCTTTGTCTCTTTTTCCCTGTCCTTCTGATGCAGGCTCATACACATTCACAAGAAAAGAACATGAGAGCATTATTACCTTGTTTGGCATCTAGCATTTCTTAGGTTTCAGATTACACTCGGCATAATGCTGTACTTTTATAAGCTGTAAGACATGAAATTCGTGTCCAGCAGCAAATCATGTTGTACTACTATAGTAGGACTAGACTAACTGATGACCCCCTTGAGTTTTGATCCCACTCTAAATTAGAACTAGTTGCTGCCAAATATCGCAAACAAAAGAATGTGAAGCAAACCAAGCAAGCACACTCTTAACTGGGCAAGGCAATCCCTACGGGCTCATTATTGCAATCTGCAAAAGAAAGAAGACCCAAGATTCAATTGATGCTTGAATGTTTCTTTTGAGGCAATCATATTGTAGACTTGCATAACTTctattttgaaaagatttgtttcgatgCACAGACATATATATACAAGATAGAACAAAGTTCTATTAGCTAGACTTGCATGGCTGGTTTCAGATACATTAAGAGAATATAGACACATATTTTCTTGTCTGAATTTGAGTGAATTTTTTATATAGGTCTTTGTTGTCTTTTTTCGTTCTCATCGTTGGCTCATGTTGGGTGTCATCTCTAGTCTACTGTAACTTGGTTGTTGAGTTTGAGTGTGATTTATTTTAATGTCTTGTGTGGTTTAACTACTATTCTAATTTGTTTGCTCCTGCCTGTAAACACTGTTTCATGCCCATGCAGTGCTCTAGGAACTTGGTTCTTTTCGGTTGCTGGTGCTCTTGTTGCTATTCCTGTCGGCATAAAGAAGAAATCCTTGGCTCCTCTGGTCTTCTTTGGCACCACTGGAACCATGCTGGACATCATCATGGGCATTAGCCAATGTGAGAGGGAGCATGCTGAGCGGCAGATGAAGCTTTTGGAAGCTCAGAAACTTTCAGCTGAGAGTGGAAGCTCTGATTCTTTTGGCAGTGTTGACAAGTAAAGTACTTCTCTTATTTTCCCTAACGTATGGCCTCACCTCTTCTGATTGGAATTCTTGCTCAGATACCAATTTCGTGCCTTTGAACTTCCAAAATATATCATTCCTATTTCCCAATAATGTGTAATTGTGCATTGAGAAATGATCTGTCAATCAATAGTGCGCCCCAGTTGCCAGTGAAACAATGGTACAATACTTTTTGATCGGTGCTTTAAAGGATTTAAATCTTCATCGACACTGGACCTCACGGGGCTCACAACTGCAAGACATAAGCGATGCTGTGTCTGACATAAGTTGTAAACTTGTAAACTTGTTTGCAGTCACATGAAGTACGGATGGTGAATTTCATTCCATCCCTCAGATAGACTATGCTTGATCCACTGTCTTTTAATCCCTTCATATTGTGAATTGGGAAAGGTTCATCTTGGTTCTTGATCATCGAGCACCACCTAGTAGAGACAATGCACTACAGAATAACTAGCGAAATAGCCTGAACAATTGTGCGGCTAGGTTTCAATTTCTTAAAATAATTCTGCGGTTCTCTGCAAAACAGTGGAAAAGCTAAACATAAATGGACAATGTATGACAAATTAGTTGTCCTCTCATCTATAAATGCGAATTGTTATGTTACAACAGGTTGAGTGTGACTTAAAATGTTTATGTTCataaatttatttttctatttgaaACTAAATGCTCTTGTGCACATTAGTATgtgatttttttcttaaaaaatttagctatattactccctccgtcctaaaatgTATGTCATTCTATGGCTTGAAATTTGTCCTCAAATGTATATCATTCTAGGTTGAGAGTGAACCCAACCATTTTAATTGTGCATCGTTTTCGGGTCTTTTCCAATAGAAAGATGTACATGCAACCATGTAGGAGGTACATATGGGAGAGGTGCATGGGATAAGACATGCTAGTTTAATTAGCACATTCccaatgcttaataattaggTGTATGAGAGTCTTTCTACACAACCATAATATGttctaaaactctaaattactcctctcaactatagccaaagtctggataactCCCTAAACTATCGTTTGGTTTATTTTACCCCTCAAACTATGcattttggttcaaattacccccaAAAACAATTTGTCTTTTAATTTCTTCATGCATAtgtggagttttaagttgaaattttacaagatgatagtacACGTCATaaacacatgttagaaaaaatacatcataatttttatcataattttgataggttaggataattaataataaatttatcattggagttcaaaattatatggaaaataacaataaaaaattctaacaactTTTTAAAATATTCATTGTGATATCCACTACTATCTTGCAAATTTTGAAATTgaaattaaacttatgtataaagaaacaaaaaagacaaattgtattgtggggtaaaatgaactaaataaTATAGTTTAGAAGGTAAACTGAACaaagttatagtttaggggttATCCGggctttggctatagttgaggggagtaatttagattttTCCTTCTACAAATGTATACTTAGCACTTTAAATTAACAGGCAATATTCACTTTGCACCCCATGTATATAAACTTACATACGCTCTGCGCCAAAATACTTCATGACACATGTGAAACCTTGTAAAAAAAACTTGACGATGTCTCTTAAAACTTGGTTTCATGGTAACGCCCTAAGGACCGGTAACACCAGAGATATTCTCCTCTTAAAACGTGATAGAAGTCGATATATTGCTGATATCGAAGTTGATTTGCGCCAACAAATCAATATGGCTCATTAGGATATCCAAGGCACAGTGTATTGGATAGATGGAGCGAGGATTACCCAGCTCGATCGTGAACTCCCCAGTCCCCAAGATCCCCCAGACCCCCACCATCCCATGGTGCCCCAGCAGCGGACAGCAGGGGTGCTGGGTGCGTGCACCTCCCCCATCACAAATTACAACTTTTTCAGGTCTCCTGAATGGCAAAGGTGCTTATTAGCTGACAGGATGTAAGATTTATATAGGGTAGAGATCCCAAACACTGTGGTGGCATGACATGGTTCACACACTATGGTGCATGTGTGTTATATGATGCAACAATGGTATATTTCTTAGTAGCTATATGACAATTGGGATCCATTCTTTTGGTGGCAATCTAATTTGAATGCAAGTGGGAAGAATTAGTGCTAGGTTTATCTTGATCCATCAACAAAAACATTACCTCAAGGACTGAAAATGTGAAGAATAATGGACCATAGCATCAGGCACTACTACTACAGAAATAGTCTGTGATCTTTTGCATTTGTCCCGGATGGTATTGCGCTCGAGACTAATATGGACATTAGTCCCGGTTTCAACGGCTAGGGGACGAAAGAGCTCTTTAGCCTCCGTTGGAGCCACCAATCGGGACTAAAGAGCCCAACTCTTTACTCcaggtggtaccaccaacccggactaaaAAGTCCTTCACGAGTTAGTTCAAAAGGAAGGCATCTCGTGTATATGTATAGTCACACGTACCCCATAGATGGGGTGGTAAGAAAGTTGTGTGTGACTCAAGAGGTCTTGAGTTTGATTTTTGCGGggcgcaaaatttttttaacgTGTCACAGACCCTTTAGTCCTAgttgtggcaaccgggactaaaacCAAGGATCTTTAGTCCCAGCTTCGTAGTCCCAATTGTAAGCCTAGGATTATTAGTCCCGGTTTCATAGTCCCAATTGCTACAATCGGGACTACATAGGGTtaggaaccgggacaaaaatgagtttttgtagtagtgcactTACCAAATTTGGTATCAGGATTTTTGAATTTTAACCCTGTAATTGGCTATTTTTTTTACGAGTGAATTGAAATGTAGGCCATTTTTTGTAACTATGATGGCAAATATCTAAAAAATTAATGTATTGTTGATAAAAATGTTGTAGATAACAAATATTTAGCATGACTTAAAATGAAAACCATGGAGTTCATATCTCCATTAGCTCGAGCAGAAACAAAATTAGGGCGACccatacactactacaaaaacgattaTAGAAACGCCCCAATTTTTCTAGGGACGGACCAAAATTTCATCCGTTGCTACAAATAGaacgggttactgtagcatcccacccgcccctagagaagcatttttaggggcgggtcatggcgtcatccacccctaaaaagagcatttttaggggtggatgACACCATGAATCGCCCCTAAACATGGTGGCATTTGTAGGAGCGCGTCGTGGCCTCACTCGATcctacaaatgcatttttagcggcgggtgatggcatggcccgctcctacaaataattccacacaaaaaaaaagtcataactttttcatatgatctcggatgaagtcaaattttatatcaaaattgtagagaatggtAAGATCTATAATTTGTAGTTGATAACATTTTCATTTAAGGTCATCTAGTGgtccaaaaaaatattattagttttctaatagctataactatatagtatctcatataactcaagtcatactttgaGGTTTCCACAATCTTAGTAGAAAGTTTATAAATTTGGAGTCAAGGTGCGGAACACGAAGTTTTTGGTAGTATAATGTTTGAAACATGTTAGTAGAGTTTATTAAATTTGAAGTGTAGAGTTTTGTGTCAGTTTTTGTAAAAAGTTTTTGACTAGTGACACGAAAGTTGCTAAATTCAAAGTGCGAAGTTACTAAGTTTGGAATGTAAAGTTTCTGACAAAAGTGACTTTGAAAATTTGGAACGAAGAAGGTCAAAtatttagttttatttttttcacaaaattttCATATATTCATACATGAATTTTCTTTGTTGAATAAATACTATGATGTAAGGGAAATATTAAACACttctatatctatatatagTTGTCAAAGTAATCCCCACCCGATGTCCCGAAAGGGAACTAAAAAgtgcaaaaaaaaactagacatGAGAGAAAGAAGTTTATAGATAGAAAAACGGAAGCTACCTAATTAATATGCACCAGCTCTAGACAAGTTGTATCTCTTTACATATATGGTATTAACTAATACATGTGGTAGTTAGTTGCTGTGCTCGTGCGCCGCTAGTAGATTTGCAACGCTCATACATCCCAGCGAGCGCTCGCCCGCTAGGTGCCCCCGGGGTAATAAGCTCCACAATTTAGAGAGTTTAAGGTTAAAAGTACACCATTTAAGAATTAAGGGGGGTTATCTACACCTATGTAAAAGTACAAGGGGGTAATCTAcactttttccttttattttctttgcACGTTGTGGTGTCCTTGTACATGAGCAGCCTGTCACTGTGCACACGCTCGAGCTTGTGACGCAGTCAGCGCACGCGCTCGCAACGCGGGAGTGTTCCTGGCTAGGAAAAGGGTGAAGTTTGTAAGCTTGTACTTTGTTTAAGTTGAGGAGATAGAGTCAGAAAACGTTGCGGCTTTCTGGAGCACCAAAACTCTCTCTGTGTTCTTGCTTGCTTGTTGCGTGTGTTTGTGTGAGTTCATGGCAAACCACCGAGAGCTAGGCCAACAACCCACTTCAACAAAGATTACAAATTCAAACttggaaattcaaatttttagcCGTCTTTTACTGTGTGCTTGGAATACGCTTCGCAGTGTGCATAAACAAAAGTACAAAACAACATTTTCTATGTGTTGAATCTTATTCCAGCTGCTACTTGTGGAATTACTGCTGTTATGAGATCAGTTGGTAAGGTTAAAGCAATGTCCCTTCTTAAATTCATCAACACCATGCTACTTGCATGTCATTGGAGCGCCCGGTAGAACAATAGCCAGCTATTGTTCGCTAATAGCTCCGTTTCTTTGCTAAAAGTAGTGGCCGAGCTACTATCATGGGCAGatcccgggggggggggggtgcaggggggctcaagcccccccatACCATCCTGCCTCCCAtggaagccccccccccccctccctacAAATTTTGAGGAGAAAGAAGGAAGGAGAGCCCTCCTAGCCCTCAATCCTAGCTCCGCCACAGATGCCAGATGCTCCAATGTGAAGGCAATGACAAGGTGGCTGTGTAGAGCCTCAGTTAGAAACGCCATACCTGCAAAGCAGAGTTGGACGAGGACCATGAGCACGTACGGGGTGTGCT
The nucleotide sequence above comes from Panicum virgatum strain AP13 chromosome 3K, P.virgatum_v5, whole genome shotgun sequence. Encoded proteins:
- the LOC120699471 gene encoding uncharacterized protein LOC120699471, which codes for MERVGGGEKQLEDCTVSNALGTWFFSVAGALVAIPVGIKKKSLAPLVFFGTTGTMLDIIMGISQCEREHAERQMKLLEAQKLSAESGSSDSFGSVDK